Proteins found in one Collinsella aerofaciens genomic segment:
- the accB gene encoding acetyl-CoA carboxylase biotin carboxyl carrier protein, with translation MDSKRLAEIADVMEDRGLTRVRVEEPDGTAVELERASAAQPVAVPMPMPSAMAAPVAAPTVAPAAPEPAAQTPAAAPEPKGTEVTAPMVGVFYAVPAPGDEPFVHVGSKVKAGETLCIIEAMKVLNEVTAEADGEVLEICVADGDLVEFGSCLMRIG, from the coding sequence ATGGATTCCAAAAGACTTGCCGAGATAGCCGATGTTATGGAGGACCGCGGCCTCACGCGCGTACGCGTTGAGGAGCCCGATGGCACCGCGGTCGAACTCGAGCGCGCGAGCGCCGCACAGCCGGTTGCCGTGCCCATGCCCATGCCGAGCGCTATGGCCGCTCCAGTTGCAGCTCCCACAGTCGCGCCTGCCGCACCGGAGCCCGCCGCGCAGACACCTGCCGCCGCACCGGAGCCCAAGGGCACCGAGGTGACCGCTCCCATGGTCGGCGTTTTCTATGCTGTCCCGGCGCCGGGCGACGAGCCGTTTGTGCACGTGGGCTCTAAGGTCAAGGCCGGCGAGACCCTCTGCATCATCGAGGCCATGAAGGTTCTCAACGAGGTGACGGCAGAGGCGGATGGCGAGGTTCTCGAGATCTGCGTGGCCGACGGCGACCTCGTGGAGTTTGGCAGCTGCCTCATGAGGATCGGATAG
- the fabF gene encoding beta-ketoacyl-ACP synthase II, whose translation MEQRVAITGIGAVSPLGNTALATWAAMCAGTCGIGPITHFDTDAFTVKVAAEVKGFDGNEYFGKRNAKHLDPCVQFAMAASDEAMHDAGFDVEGAIDRERLGVYVGSGVGGMTTLVDNVHTIAERGPRRASPYMIAMMIPNMASGNIAIRHKAKGPTLPVVTACATSAHAVGEAFRAIKHGYADAILAGGAEAAIIPDAVAGFTSCRALTTNPDPATSCRPFDADRDGFVMGEGACVLVLESMEHAQARGAHIYAEVVGYGNTDDAYHITSPDPEAAGIARAISLAVTEGDVRPSEGLYINAHGTSTKLNDSSETAGIKRALGEDAARAAHVSSTKSMTGHMIGATGAIEVMACAMALEQGVVPPTINYHTPDPACDLDYTPNRAVRADLTWALSTNLGFGGHNAAIALRRYTRS comes from the coding sequence ATGGAACAGAGAGTTGCAATCACCGGCATCGGTGCCGTATCGCCGCTCGGCAACACCGCGCTTGCCACCTGGGCGGCCATGTGCGCCGGTACGTGCGGCATCGGACCGATCACGCACTTCGATACCGATGCGTTTACCGTCAAGGTGGCGGCCGAGGTCAAGGGCTTTGACGGCAACGAGTACTTTGGCAAGCGTAACGCCAAGCATCTGGACCCTTGCGTTCAGTTTGCGATGGCGGCTTCGGACGAAGCCATGCACGATGCGGGCTTTGATGTCGAAGGCGCCATCGATCGCGAGCGCCTGGGCGTCTACGTGGGCTCGGGCGTGGGCGGCATGACGACGCTCGTCGACAACGTCCATACGATTGCCGAACGTGGGCCCCGCCGCGCATCGCCCTATATGATCGCGATGATGATCCCCAACATGGCATCGGGCAATATCGCAATCCGCCACAAGGCAAAGGGCCCGACCCTGCCCGTGGTGACCGCGTGCGCAACCTCGGCCCATGCGGTGGGCGAGGCGTTCCGCGCCATCAAGCACGGCTATGCCGACGCGATCCTCGCGGGCGGCGCCGAGGCGGCCATTATCCCCGATGCCGTTGCGGGCTTTACGTCCTGCCGCGCATTGACCACCAACCCCGATCCCGCGACGTCTTGCCGCCCGTTCGATGCAGACCGCGACGGCTTTGTGATGGGCGAGGGTGCCTGCGTGCTCGTGCTCGAGAGCATGGAGCATGCGCAGGCCCGCGGTGCGCACATTTATGCCGAGGTCGTGGGCTACGGCAACACCGATGATGCCTATCACATCACGAGCCCTGATCCCGAGGCTGCCGGCATTGCCCGCGCGATATCGCTGGCGGTGACCGAGGGCGACGTCAGGCCTTCCGAGGGCCTCTACATCAATGCCCACGGCACATCGACCAAGCTCAACGATTCGTCCGAGACGGCGGGCATTAAGCGTGCGCTCGGCGAGGACGCGGCGCGCGCCGCGCACGTCTCGTCGACTAAGTCGATGACCGGCCACATGATCGGTGCCACGGGCGCCATCGAGGTCATGGCCTGCGCCATGGCGCTCGAGCAGGGCGTGGTGCCGCCGACCATTAACTACCACACGCCCGATCCCGCCTGCGATCTTGACTACACGCCCAATCGCGCGGTTCGCGCTGACCTTACCTGGGCGCTTTCGACCAACCTGGGCTTTGGCGGACACAACGCCGCCATCGCGCTGCGTAGATATACGAGGAGCTAG
- the fabG gene encoding 3-oxoacyl-[acyl-carrier-protein] reductase has protein sequence MGNLNNGTLELNDSRRVALVTGGSRGIGRACAVGLAEDGFDIAVVYAGGVDAARETCEACKAVGAAARAYQCDVADPAAVNACVEAVLNNFGSIWALVNNAGITHDGLLMRMGDDAFDRVLDVNLKGTFNMTRALTKTFMRQRGGCVVNMSSVVGLMGNAGQANYAASKAGVIGLTKAVARELAPRGVRVNAVAPGFVETDMTAKLSEKVRAATEEQIPLKRMARPEEVAGVVRFLASDAAAYITGEVVRVDGGMAM, from the coding sequence CTCGCGTCGCGTGGCACTGGTCACGGGTGGCTCGCGCGGTATCGGCCGCGCCTGCGCTGTCGGTCTGGCGGAGGACGGCTTTGATATCGCCGTCGTCTATGCCGGTGGCGTCGATGCGGCGCGCGAGACGTGCGAAGCCTGCAAGGCGGTTGGCGCCGCGGCACGCGCATATCAATGCGACGTGGCCGACCCCGCTGCCGTCAACGCGTGCGTGGAAGCGGTCCTCAACAACTTTGGCTCCATTTGGGCGCTCGTCAACAACGCCGGCATCACGCACGATGGCCTGCTCATGCGTATGGGCGACGATGCCTTCGACCGCGTGCTCGATGTCAATCTCAAGGGAACATTCAATATGACGCGCGCGCTCACCAAGACCTTTATGCGCCAGCGCGGCGGTTGCGTCGTCAACATGAGCTCGGTCGTGGGCCTGATGGGCAATGCCGGGCAAGCCAACTACGCTGCCTCCAAGGCGGGCGTGATCGGCCTGACTAAGGCGGTGGCGCGCGAGCTTGCGCCCCGCGGCGTACGAGTGAACGCGGTCGCCCCCGGGTTTGTCGAGACGGATATGACGGCAAAGCTCTCGGAGAAGGTTCGCGCGGCAACCGAGGAGCAGATTCCCCTAAAGCGCATGGCGCGCCCCGAGGAAGTGGCCGGCGTGGTGCGCTTTTTGGCGAGCGATGCGGCTGCCTACATTACGGGCGAGGTCGTACGCGTCGACGGCGGAATGGCGATGTAG